The following proteins come from a genomic window of Terriglobales bacterium:
- a CDS encoding STAS domain-containing protein has product MSTSANVSKSVLKLETDKTPNQVTLRCSGRLVSDTCEQFQRTVRELMPTTKLLVIDMSEVNYLDSSALGTIMGLYLSSKRVGCEFKLVKLTPRVKELLSLTRLTDVLASHTQGEVFGL; this is encoded by the coding sequence ATGTCGACCAGTGCTAACGTCAGTAAGTCCGTGTTGAAGCTCGAAACGGACAAGACCCCCAACCAAGTCACGCTTCGCTGCTCTGGCCGGTTAGTCTCGGACACCTGCGAACAGTTTCAGAGGACCGTACGAGAGCTGATGCCGACTACCAAGCTCCTAGTCATCGACATGTCCGAGGTGAACTACCTTGACAGCAGCGCGCTGGGCACGATTATGGGGCTGTATCTTTCTTCCAAGCGCGTGGGCTGTGAATTCAAGCTCGTCAAACTGACTCCGCGGGTGAAGGAACTTTTGAGCTTAACACGGCTCACCGACGTGCTCGCAAGCCACACCCAAGGGGAAGTGTTCGGTCTGTAA
- the rapZ gene encoding RNase adapter RapZ, with translation MPSSHSRNGRRVTPAHKSTRRRGNGRRPELVIISGMSGSGKASVLKVFEDLGYYAVDNLPMDLLARFAELARSSDVERTALVVDVREGAKLDRLPVMLKQIKRQLQTTVLFLEAKDEILLRRFSETRRPHPLGTAAPVKSSITAERRRLRPISAVADIIVDTSKFNVHELRDHIIRRFQRERTDKNILVSCVSFGYRHGVPEDADLVFDVRFLPNPHFVPEFRPYTGRHPKVAKYIRSFPQTKEFINRISDLLVYLLPHYVKEGKSYLTIGFGCTGGQHRSVMIAEDVAKRLRKSGYQVKALHRDSPR, from the coding sequence GTGCCCTCATCCCACTCCAGGAACGGTCGCCGCGTTACCCCCGCCCACAAAAGTACTCGCAGGCGCGGAAACGGCCGCCGTCCGGAACTGGTCATCATCAGCGGCATGAGCGGTTCCGGGAAGGCCTCGGTGCTCAAGGTCTTCGAGGACCTTGGCTACTACGCCGTTGACAATCTTCCCATGGACTTGCTGGCGCGCTTCGCCGAGCTGGCGCGCTCCTCGGATGTCGAGCGCACCGCGCTGGTAGTGGACGTGCGCGAAGGCGCCAAACTTGACCGCCTGCCCGTCATGCTCAAGCAGATTAAGCGGCAATTGCAAACCACCGTTCTTTTTCTCGAAGCGAAAGACGAAATCCTGCTGCGCCGTTTCAGCGAAACTCGGCGCCCACATCCCCTGGGCACCGCCGCGCCCGTGAAGTCATCCATCACTGCCGAGCGCCGCCGCCTCCGGCCTATCTCCGCCGTTGCCGACATCATCGTGGACACTTCCAAGTTCAATGTTCACGAGCTGCGCGACCACATCATTCGACGTTTCCAACGCGAGCGCACCGACAAGAACATCCTGGTCTCCTGTGTCAGCTTCGGGTACCGGCACGGCGTGCCCGAGGACGCCGACCTCGTCTTCGATGTCCGCTTTCTTCCCAACCCACACTTCGTGCCCGAGTTCCGGCCCTATACCGGGCGTCATCCCAAGGTCGCGAAATACATTCGCTCCTTCCCGCAGACGAAGGAGTTCATCAATCGCATCTCCGATTTGCTGGTGTACCTGCTGCCGCACTACGTCAAGGAAGGGAAGAGCTACCTGACCATTGGCTTCGGCTGCACTGGGGGCCAGCATCGCTCCGTGATGATCGCGGAAGATGTCGCCAAGCGCCTCCGCAAATCCGGCTACCAGGTCAAGGCCCTGCACCGCGACAGCCCACGCTAG
- a CDS encoding ABC transporter ATP-binding protein, with protein sequence MRNAWRLLRYVRPYALQLLVSVVLLAFVGLLDAFRVLLVGPIFDRVLHPASNSNQIQLFTVPWSHRHIYLQQLVPEHFHNAWTIVAFALVASTILKGLFDYAGTYLVNYAGFGLITDLRDELYNALLRRSVAFFHRFTTGTLLSTLINDIERVQVAMSAILAEFLQQFFTLVFTAFVVVLLGGRLAWVLLLFIPFIVLSVHRIGRRVRSTTRRGQDKLAEIHNILHETITGNRIVKAFGMEVWEAIRFRGAAKRLFRANLRSVRAAALSSPLMDTIGAIAIALLLLMGRDRIKTGVFTAGSFLAFIVAVFKLYDPVRKFALFYNNFQQAIGASSAIFTFIDAEDDVQERPKPVLLPKFGDAIRFEHVSFAYQDREGSSREVLRDINLEVKAGEVVAIVGSSGAGKTTMVHLIPRFFDVTGGRLTIDGRDVRDLSLLSLRSQIGIVTQDTILFNDSVRNNIAYGRPDVPMALVNAAAEAALADSFIRRLPAGYDTTIGERGIRLSGGERQRIAIARALLKNAPILILDEATSALDTESEALVASALQNLMSGRTTVVIAHRLSTVRRADRIVVLENGVISDIGSHEHLMARLGTYRRLYDLQFVDLEPPKVAAGSAGEK encoded by the coding sequence ATGCGTAACGCCTGGCGTCTGCTGCGCTACGTCCGCCCTTACGCCCTGCAGTTGTTGGTCTCCGTCGTTCTGCTGGCGTTCGTTGGGCTTCTGGACGCCTTCCGCGTCTTGCTGGTCGGGCCCATTTTCGACCGGGTCCTGCACCCCGCCTCCAATTCCAATCAGATCCAACTGTTCACTGTCCCCTGGTCGCACCGCCACATCTACCTGCAGCAGCTTGTTCCTGAGCACTTTCACAATGCCTGGACCATCGTCGCTTTCGCGCTCGTCGCCTCCACCATTCTCAAAGGCTTGTTCGACTACGCCGGCACCTACCTGGTGAACTATGCCGGGTTCGGTCTCATTACCGACCTGCGGGACGAGCTCTATAACGCCCTGCTCCGCCGCTCGGTCGCATTCTTTCACCGTTTTACGACCGGAACGCTGCTCTCTACCCTGATTAACGACATCGAACGCGTCCAGGTTGCGATGTCGGCCATCCTGGCCGAGTTTTTGCAGCAGTTCTTCACCCTGGTCTTTACCGCCTTCGTGGTGGTGCTGCTCGGCGGAAGACTTGCCTGGGTCCTGCTGCTGTTCATTCCTTTCATCGTTCTCTCGGTCCATCGCATCGGACGCCGCGTGCGCAGCACGACCCGCCGCGGCCAGGATAAACTCGCTGAAATCCATAACATCCTGCACGAAACCATCACCGGCAACCGCATCGTGAAGGCGTTCGGCATGGAAGTGTGGGAGGCGATTCGCTTTCGTGGCGCCGCCAAGCGCCTGTTCCGCGCCAACCTGCGCTCGGTGCGCGCCGCCGCGCTCAGCTCTCCGCTGATGGACACCATCGGCGCCATCGCGATTGCCTTGCTTCTGCTCATGGGCCGCGACCGCATCAAGACCGGCGTCTTCACCGCCGGTAGTTTTCTGGCCTTCATCGTTGCCGTCTTCAAGCTCTACGATCCGGTCCGCAAGTTCGCTCTTTTCTATAACAACTTCCAGCAGGCGATCGGCGCCTCATCGGCGATCTTCACCTTCATCGACGCCGAGGACGACGTCCAGGAGCGGCCCAAGCCGGTTCTGTTGCCGAAATTCGGCGATGCCATTCGCTTCGAGCACGTCAGCTTCGCCTACCAGGACCGGGAAGGCTCGTCGCGCGAGGTGTTGCGGGACATCAATCTCGAAGTCAAAGCCGGCGAAGTGGTCGCCATCGTCGGATCCAGCGGCGCCGGCAAGACCACCATGGTCCACCTGATCCCGCGCTTCTTTGACGTCACCGGCGGACGCCTCACCATTGATGGCCGCGACGTACGCGACCTCAGCCTGCTCTCGCTGCGCTCCCAGATCGGCATCGTCACCCAGGACACCATCCTGTTCAACGATTCCGTGCGCAACAACATCGCCTATGGCCGGCCCGATGTTCCCATGGCGCTGGTGAACGCCGCCGCCGAGGCCGCTCTCGCCGATTCCTTCATTCGACGTCTGCCCGCCGGCTACGACACCACCATCGGAGAGCGTGGTATTCGTCTCTCCGGCGGTGAGCGGCAGCGCATTGCCATCGCCCGCGCCCTGCTGAAGAACGCCCCCATCCTCATCCTTGATGAGGCCACCTCCGCGCTCGATACGGAAAGCGAAGCCCTGGTCGCCTCCGCACTCCAGAACCTTATGTCCGGACGCACCACCGTCGTGATCGCGCACCGGCTCTCGACGGTGCGTCGCGCCGACCGTATCGTGGTTTTGGAAAACGGCGTCATCAGCGACATCGGTTCCCACGAACACTTGATGGCACGCCTGGGAACCTACCGCAGGTTGTATGATTTGCAGTTCGTTGACCTCGAGCCGCCGAAGGTCGCGGCGGGATCGGCGGGAGAGAAATAA
- a CDS encoding YicC/YloC family endoribonuclease, with protein MSIRSMTGYAQVKGQVHDRLGFTLSLKSVNHRFLDLHLRMPAETDALEMQLRRALKTKLARGHVELTLSIDRAESQGITVNRELVGGYISAFRKVAGEFGLTAEPDLNGIFKMPGALDGAGGDFDEETAQAVLATLDDAVKRLDAMRAEEGKGIDRQLREHMQRLLEATHEIGKHRAAVSRAYLEKVQLRMQELIGAHADRDRILQEAALLAERSDIREELVRMETHVQHFIGLLDQGGEVGKKLDFLLQEMGREANTLMSKTSGLAGEALRITEVGLGMKAEIEKSREQVQNVE; from the coding sequence ATGTCGATTCGCTCCATGACCGGGTACGCGCAGGTGAAAGGTCAGGTCCACGACCGCCTGGGCTTCACCTTGTCGCTGAAATCCGTGAATCACCGCTTTCTGGACCTGCACCTGCGCATGCCGGCGGAAACCGATGCGCTGGAGATGCAGCTGCGCCGCGCCCTTAAAACCAAGCTCGCGCGCGGCCACGTCGAGCTCACGCTCTCTATTGATCGCGCCGAGTCCCAGGGCATTACCGTTAATCGCGAGCTGGTCGGAGGCTACATCAGCGCTTTTCGTAAGGTCGCCGGCGAATTCGGGCTGACCGCTGAACCTGACCTCAACGGCATCTTCAAGATGCCCGGCGCGCTCGATGGCGCCGGCGGAGATTTTGACGAGGAGACCGCCCAAGCCGTTCTCGCCACGCTCGACGATGCGGTCAAGCGTCTCGACGCCATGCGCGCCGAGGAGGGCAAAGGCATCGACCGCCAGCTCCGCGAACACATGCAGCGTCTTTTGGAGGCTACGCACGAAATCGGCAAGCACCGTGCCGCCGTGTCACGCGCCTACCTGGAAAAGGTCCAACTGCGCATGCAGGAACTCATTGGCGCTCACGCCGACCGCGACCGCATCCTCCAGGAGGCTGCACTGCTGGCCGAGCGCAGCGACATCCGCGAAGAACTGGTTCGCATGGAAACGCACGTTCAGCATTTCATCGGATTGCTCGACCAGGGCGGCGAGGTCGGCAAGAAGCTTGATTTTCTCCTGCAGGAGATGGGCCGCGAGGCGAACACGCTAATGTCCAAAACCTCCGGGCTTGCCGGCGAAGCGCTGCGCATCACCGAGGTCGGCCTGGGCATGAAAGCCGAAATCGAAAAATCCCGCGAACAGGTGCAGAACGTCGAATGA
- the gmk gene encoding guanylate kinase, giving the protein MSGILFIISAPSGSGKTTLTNELLRLVPDLEFSISYTTRKPRGSEQHGREYYFVSTQEFEEMINRGEFLEYACVFGHYYGTAKRFLEEASKTNRDLVLDIDVQGAAQVKEKLPQAVSIFILPPSRQVLEFRLRNRSHVEHMDSEEVINRRLEGARKEIENFRNYDYILVNDRLEQSIAQLKAIVAAERLQRSGTKPSAENAGVLALAEQCLQANVFSRAEQILASFETAGMDMR; this is encoded by the coding sequence GTGAGCGGCATCCTCTTCATCATCTCGGCGCCCTCCGGATCCGGCAAAACTACGCTCACCAACGAACTGCTTCGGCTGGTCCCCGACCTGGAATTCTCCATCTCCTACACCACCCGCAAGCCGCGCGGCAGCGAGCAGCATGGCCGCGAGTACTACTTCGTCTCCACCCAGGAATTCGAGGAGATGATCAACCGCGGTGAGTTTCTCGAGTACGCCTGCGTCTTCGGCCATTACTACGGCACCGCCAAGCGCTTCCTCGAAGAGGCCAGCAAGACCAACCGCGATCTCGTGCTCGACATCGACGTTCAGGGCGCGGCGCAGGTGAAGGAGAAGTTGCCGCAGGCGGTCAGCATCTTCATTCTGCCGCCTTCCCGGCAGGTCCTGGAGTTCCGACTGCGTAACCGGAGCCATGTGGAACATATGGATTCTGAAGAGGTTATCAACCGCCGCCTGGAAGGTGCACGGAAAGAAATTGAGAATTTCAGGAACTATGATTATATTCTTGTAAACGACCGCCTGGAACAGTCCATCGCCCAGTTGAAGGCAATCGTGGCGGCTGAGCGTCTCCAACGCTCCGGAACCAAGCCTTCGGCCGAAAATGCCGGTGTGCTGGCCTTAGCTGAACAATGTCTGCAGGCCAATGTGTTTTCGCGCGCCGAGCAGATTCTGGCATCGTTCGAGACCGCTGGCATGGATATGAGGTGA
- the rpoZ gene encoding DNA-directed RNA polymerase subunit omega produces the protein MKLMEGFDSNYRYILVAARRARQIQSGARPIISTQSRKPCRIAQDEIRAGKVKWFIPEVPKSPVAVAEEFFDKTSPSEP, from the coding sequence ATGAAGTTGATGGAAGGCTTCGACAGCAACTACCGCTACATTCTGGTCGCCGCACGACGCGCGCGCCAGATTCAATCCGGCGCGCGTCCCATCATCAGCACACAGTCGCGCAAGCCCTGCCGCATTGCCCAGGATGAGATCCGCGCGGGCAAGGTCAAGTGGTTTATCCCCGAGGTACCCAAGTCCCCGGTCGCTGTCGCCGAAGAGTTCTTCGACAAAACTTCACCGTCGGAACCATAA
- the coaBC gene encoding bifunctional phosphopantothenoylcysteine decarboxylase/phosphopantothenate--cysteine ligase CoaBC: MRIALGVSGGIAAYKAAEILRLLQDRGLQVQVVMTGAAQQFVRPLTFAALSGEKVITEMFAGGSGEPNLESAIEHIAVAERIEALLVAPATADILAKFANGIADDFLSTLFLATTAPVIVAPAMNVNMWNNPATQANLEKLRSRGVRVVEPGSGYLACGMVGPGRLAENEAIVAATLELLGISNDFAGQNVLITAGPTREAIDPVRYISNRSSGKMGYALAEAARRRGARVVLVSGPTAIKLPDGVTIVRVESASEMHDAVLAHADEANIIIKAAAVADYRPATPSVQKLKRHDFLREGLQGYAQIDLEPTPDIAAELGARKKDQIIVGFAAETQNVLENARKKLVAKALDAIVANDVSQPGIGMDSDRNAVTIITASEVVDVPEADKSEVAQKILDVIHRLRLAQVSS; encoded by the coding sequence ATGAGAATCGCCCTCGGTGTTAGCGGCGGTATCGCGGCTTACAAGGCGGCGGAGATCCTTCGCCTGCTGCAGGACCGCGGCCTTCAAGTACAGGTCGTCATGACTGGCGCCGCACAGCAGTTCGTGCGCCCTCTCACCTTCGCCGCCCTGTCCGGGGAAAAAGTCATCACCGAAATGTTTGCCGGCGGTTCCGGCGAGCCCAACCTCGAGTCTGCCATCGAACATATTGCGGTCGCGGAGCGCATTGAGGCGCTGCTCGTCGCCCCCGCCACCGCTGACATTCTCGCCAAGTTCGCCAACGGTATTGCCGACGACTTTCTTTCCACCCTTTTCCTTGCCACCACCGCGCCCGTGATCGTTGCCCCGGCCATGAACGTGAACATGTGGAACAACCCGGCTACGCAGGCCAATCTCGAGAAGCTGCGCAGCCGCGGCGTGCGCGTCGTCGAACCCGGCAGCGGCTATCTTGCTTGCGGCATGGTGGGCCCGGGACGACTGGCGGAAAACGAAGCTATTGTCGCCGCCACCCTGGAGCTGCTCGGCATCTCGAATGATTTCGCCGGGCAAAACGTCCTGATTACCGCCGGTCCGACTCGCGAAGCGATTGATCCCGTGCGCTACATCAGCAACCGTTCCAGCGGCAAGATGGGTTATGCCCTGGCCGAGGCCGCCCGGCGACGTGGCGCTCGTGTCGTACTGGTTTCGGGGCCGACAGCGATCAAACTCCCCGATGGCGTCACGATTGTCCGCGTGGAGAGCGCCTCCGAAATGCACGATGCCGTCCTGGCACACGCGGATGAAGCCAACATCATCATCAAGGCGGCTGCTGTCGCCGACTACCGCCCGGCGACTCCCTCGGTGCAGAAGCTCAAGCGCCACGATTTTCTCCGCGAGGGGCTGCAGGGTTATGCGCAGATCGATCTCGAGCCCACCCCTGACATCGCCGCCGAACTTGGCGCGCGCAAGAAAGACCAGATCATTGTCGGCTTTGCCGCCGAGACCCAGAATGTGCTGGAGAACGCGCGCAAGAAGCTGGTCGCTAAAGCACTGGACGCCATCGTCGCCAACGACGTTTCCCAACCCGGCATCGGCATGGACTCCGACCGCAACGCTGTGACCATCATCACCGCCTCCGAGGTCGTGGACGTCCCCGAAGCCGACAAGAGCGAAGTGGCGCAAAAGATTCTCGACGTCATCCACCGCCTGCGGCTGGCGCAGGTGTCATCCTGA
- a CDS encoding uracil-DNA glycosylase, with translation MPPSFSPDQKRALAARVNYYRDLGIHDLYRRQSDVAHPPARVQPIESEAGAIITSAEPTLNLPLTDPAAALRMIREELGEDCTRCKLHKLGRKQIVFGVGNPRAELMFIGEGPGADEDQQGEPFVGRAGQLLNKMIEAMGLKREDVYIANVVKCRPPGNRTPERDECETCMPFLMRQVEAISPRVIVALGAVAAKNLLQINDSMANMRSRSYDFRGAKLFVTYHPAYLLRDPRQKTEAWKDLQRVMKYMGLKVPPKPQSQ, from the coding sequence ATGCCCCCCAGCTTCTCGCCCGATCAAAAACGTGCTCTTGCCGCCCGTGTGAACTACTATCGCGATCTCGGCATCCATGATCTTTACCGCCGCCAGTCGGATGTGGCACACCCGCCCGCGCGTGTGCAGCCAATTGAAAGCGAAGCCGGCGCCATCATCACCTCGGCCGAACCCACGCTGAATTTGCCTTTAACCGACCCCGCCGCGGCGCTGCGCATGATCCGCGAGGAACTCGGCGAAGATTGCACACGCTGCAAGCTTCACAAGCTCGGCCGCAAGCAGATTGTGTTCGGTGTCGGAAACCCGCGGGCTGAATTGATGTTCATCGGCGAAGGCCCCGGCGCCGACGAGGACCAGCAGGGTGAGCCATTCGTCGGCCGCGCCGGCCAGTTGCTCAACAAGATGATCGAAGCCATGGGCCTGAAGCGCGAAGATGTTTACATCGCCAACGTCGTAAAGTGCCGTCCGCCAGGGAACCGCACCCCCGAGCGCGACGAGTGCGAAACCTGCATGCCGTTCCTCATGCGCCAGGTGGAGGCCATCAGTCCCAGGGTGATTGTCGCTCTGGGCGCGGTGGCGGCAAAGAACCTGCTGCAGATCAATGATTCAATGGCCAACATGCGCTCGCGTTCCTACGACTTCCGGGGCGCGAAATTGTTCGTGACCTATCATCCCGCCTATCTTTTACGCGATCCGCGTCAGAAGACCGAAGCCTGGAAGGACCTGCAGCGGGTGATGAAGTACATGGGCCTGAAAGTTCCGCCCAAGCCGCAGTCCCAATAA
- the priA gene encoding primosomal protein N' — translation MPSFCDVALPVPLEANFTYRLNGAVPVIGGRVIVPFREQRLPGIVVALHDTPPKVTAKNVLTVLDSSPVLDQQLLKLGRWIADYYVAPLGEVFRTMLPLGAEFRRARGYRLAERGMEVLHNAATKGVPQRREFIAPHLSAGEDANLPPESRRDGTDTEIQIAVLNHLLDRDVVREESLRSATRASRDTLNALVRKKWIERVDLSAVRDAVRTVRIAVLNESREPRCAEATKGRALNANQNALLHAIGAAGGKIAVEQLHELPIPRTTLASLVKRGLVMIENQPAEFRVSTLKGHGIDFIFNAKQKSALEHINAAASTKKFSVALLHGVTGSGKTAVYLAAMQQVLKSGRAAILLVPEIGLTPAAAAHLHQVFGEEVAILHSGLSDAERAEQWHRIRRGDARIVVGTRSAVFAPVGDLALIVVDEEHDSSYKQEETPRYHARDVAIMRAKMAGAAIVLGSATPSLESYYNAREGKYALVELPDRVERRPMPEIEILDMREEFRETGRDQLISRKLASEIGQRLSRNEQVMLLLNRRGYSAFVLCRACGDTLQCKNCAIAMTHHKRRRVLECHYCGYTRGVPQTCPKCGSEYVQFFGSGSEKLEEQLHGMFPQARIARLDRDTVRGRDDFERVLSALDAGELDIVVGTQMIAKGHDIHGVTLVGVVGADAALAFPDFRAAERTFQLLAQVAGRAGRGSAPGKVILQTYFPDHYAVQFAAQHDYLAFYDKEVRYRNWMRYPPFSALANVLVRSNRLEDALKWAGMLGNWLEKTPPEGIRALGPAAAPLSRLKTEYRYHFVLKSSSRARMNALLRSMLAHAVSQKIPRTNVIVDVDALSLL, via the coding sequence ATGCCTTCCTTCTGCGACGTCGCGCTGCCTGTGCCGCTGGAGGCGAACTTCACCTACCGGCTGAACGGCGCCGTGCCCGTCATCGGCGGGCGCGTCATCGTTCCTTTCCGCGAGCAGCGCCTGCCGGGCATCGTCGTCGCCCTCCATGACACGCCGCCCAAGGTCACCGCCAAGAACGTTCTCACCGTTCTTGATTCCTCACCGGTTCTCGATCAACAGCTTCTGAAACTCGGCCGATGGATCGCCGACTACTATGTCGCGCCGCTGGGCGAAGTCTTTCGTACCATGCTCCCGCTCGGCGCCGAATTCCGCCGCGCCCGCGGCTATCGCCTTGCCGAGCGAGGAATGGAGGTCTTGCACAACGCCGCCACAAAGGGAGTCCCGCAGCGACGAGAGTTCATAGCCCCGCACCTGAGTGCCGGGGAAGATGCAAATCTTCCGCCCGAGTCCCGCAGGGACGGTACCGACACGGAGATCCAAATTGCCGTCCTCAACCATCTTCTCGACCGCGACGTCGTGCGCGAGGAATCCCTCCGTTCCGCCACTCGCGCCTCGCGCGACACCCTGAACGCGCTGGTCCGCAAGAAATGGATCGAACGCGTGGACTTGTCCGCGGTTCGCGATGCGGTACGCACCGTGCGCATCGCGGTGCTGAACGAATCCCGGGAACCCCGCTGCGCCGAGGCCACTAAGGGCCGCGCCCTCAATGCCAACCAGAACGCGCTGCTCCACGCAATAGGGGCTGCCGGCGGGAAAATCGCCGTCGAACAACTCCACGAACTTCCCATTCCGCGTACCACGCTGGCGTCGTTGGTCAAGCGTGGCCTGGTCATGATCGAAAACCAGCCGGCGGAATTCCGCGTTTCGACGTTGAAGGGGCATGGCATCGACTTCATCTTCAACGCCAAGCAGAAGTCTGCGCTCGAGCACATCAACGCCGCTGCTTCCACGAAGAAGTTTTCTGTAGCCTTGCTGCATGGTGTAACCGGCTCCGGCAAAACGGCGGTCTACCTCGCTGCCATGCAGCAGGTCCTGAAATCGGGCCGCGCGGCGATCCTTTTGGTTCCCGAGATCGGCCTTACGCCCGCCGCCGCCGCGCACTTGCACCAGGTCTTCGGCGAAGAGGTCGCCATTCTGCATTCCGGGTTGAGCGACGCCGAGCGCGCCGAGCAGTGGCACCGCATTCGGCGCGGCGATGCGCGCATCGTTGTCGGCACGCGCTCCGCCGTCTTCGCGCCGGTCGGCGATCTCGCCCTCATCGTCGTGGACGAAGAGCACGACAGCTCCTACAAGCAAGAGGAAACGCCACGCTATCATGCCCGCGACGTGGCCATCATGCGCGCCAAGATGGCCGGCGCCGCCATCGTGCTCGGCTCCGCTACGCCGTCGCTGGAGTCCTACTACAACGCTCGCGAGGGCAAGTACGCGCTCGTCGAACTGCCGGACCGCGTCGAGCGCCGCCCCATGCCGGAAATCGAGATCCTCGACATGCGCGAGGAATTCCGCGAGACCGGCCGCGACCAACTCATCTCGCGCAAGCTCGCGTCCGAGATCGGCCAGCGCCTGAGTCGCAATGAACAGGTCATGCTGCTGCTCAATCGCCGCGGCTACTCGGCCTTCGTACTCTGCCGCGCCTGCGGCGATACGCTGCAGTGCAAAAACTGCGCCATCGCCATGACTCACCACAAGCGCCGCCGCGTGCTCGAGTGTCACTACTGCGGCTACACGCGCGGCGTGCCGCAGACCTGTCCCAAGTGCGGCAGCGAGTACGTGCAGTTTTTCGGTTCCGGATCGGAAAAGCTCGAAGAGCAGCTCCACGGCATGTTCCCGCAGGCGCGCATCGCACGCCTCGACCGCGACACCGTGCGCGGGCGCGACGACTTCGAGCGCGTCCTTTCCGCCCTCGATGCCGGTGAACTCGACATCGTCGTCGGCACGCAGATGATCGCCAAGGGCCACGACATTCACGGCGTCACCCTGGTCGGCGTGGTCGGCGCCGACGCCGCGCTCGCCTTTCCCGATTTCCGCGCCGCCGAGCGCACCTTCCAGTTGCTGGCGCAAGTTGCCGGACGCGCCGGCCGCGGCAGCGCTCCCGGCAAGGTCATTCTCCAAACCTACTTTCCCGATCACTACGCGGTCCAGTTCGCCGCGCAGCATGACTACCTGGCCTTTTATGACAAGGAAGTCCGCTACCGGAACTGGATGCGCTATCCGCCGTTCAGCGCGCTCGCCAACGTGCTGGTGCGCAGCAATCGCTTGGAAGACGCGCTGAAGTGGGCGGGCATGCTGGGGAACTGGCTGGAGAAGACGCCGCCCGAGGGAATTCGCGCGCTCGGTCCGGCCGCGGCGCCGCTCTCACGTTTGAAAACGGAATACCGCTATCACTTCGTGCTGAAATCCTCGAGCCGCGCCAGGATGAACGCTTTGCTGCGGTCGATGCTGGCGCACGCCGTGTCGCAAAAAATCCCGCGCACCAACGTCATCGTTGACGTTGATGCGTTGTCATTGCTTTAG
- a CDS encoding site-2 protease family protein, whose amino-acid sequence MSDPIPPASSTYDLRPLEVFMVQERPRRRYWLHGLLLLATIFTTLVVGARLEFNFLHDLPAFSLDDSTLPLFPLRWVVTEPSRLLLGVPFAGTLLLILLSHEMGHYLYCMRYGVNATLPFFIPAPTLIGTLGAFIRIKSPIRSREALFDIGVAGPIAGFVVAFITLVAALGLSKPLPPGMPSSDIVVGYPLVFHLAHRLLGMLGVGPGKIPLPMAYLHPTAIAAWVGMFATALNLLPGGQLDGGHMVYALSPRLHKHVSRLTVGILLPMGFFLWAGWFVWALLLTLSGVRHPVVPAWPGLRANRKLLALMALAMLILTFVPEPLKGAAFR is encoded by the coding sequence ATGTCTGACCCGATTCCTCCAGCCTCTTCGACCTACGACCTTCGGCCCCTCGAAGTGTTCATGGTGCAGGAGCGCCCGCGGCGGCGGTATTGGCTGCACGGACTGCTGCTGCTGGCGACCATCTTCACCACGCTGGTGGTCGGCGCGCGGCTGGAATTCAACTTCCTCCACGATCTGCCGGCGTTCTCCCTCGATGACAGCACGCTGCCCTTGTTCCCGCTTCGCTGGGTGGTTACCGAGCCATCACGATTGTTGCTCGGTGTGCCGTTCGCGGGCACGCTGCTGCTGATCCTGCTGTCGCATGAGATGGGCCATTATCTCTATTGCATGCGTTACGGCGTAAACGCCACGCTGCCCTTCTTCATTCCGGCACCGACGTTGATCGGGACCCTGGGCGCGTTCATCCGCATCAAGTCGCCTATCCGTTCCCGCGAGGCGCTGTTCGATATCGGCGTTGCCGGACCGATTGCCGGATTCGTTGTCGCTTTCATTACCCTGGTGGCGGCGCTCGGCCTTTCCAAGCCGCTGCCGCCGGGTATGCCCAGCTCCGACATCGTCGTCGGCTATCCGCTCGTCTTCCACCTGGCGCACCGGCTGCTGGGAATGCTGGGCGTGGGCCCGGGAAAGATTCCGCTGCCGATGGCGTACCTGCATCCCACCGCGATCGCCGCCTGGGTGGGAATGTTTGCCACCGCGTTGAACCTGTTGCCCGGCGGTCAACTGGATGGCGGCCACATGGTGTACGCGCTCTCGCCCCGCCTGCACAAACACGTGTCGCGGCTCACGGTGGGCATTCTGCTGCCCATGGGATTCTTTCTCTGGGCAGGATGGTTCGTGTGGGCGCTGCTGCTGACCCTCAGCGGAGTTCGCCACCCGGTAGTACCGGCCTGGCCGGGACTGCGCGCCAATCGAAAATTGCTGGCGCTGATGGCGCTGGCGATGCTGATCCTGACCTTCGTACCGGAGCCGCTGAAGGGAGCGGCGTTTCGGTAA